In a single window of the Tigriopus californicus strain San Diego chromosome 2, Tcal_SD_v2.1, whole genome shotgun sequence genome:
- the LOC131877119 gene encoding uncharacterized protein LOC131877119, giving the protein MEESVVSDWSSDNCSCPNRDMQSNRGPQNPNISSRGQPYNGVANSGNAIGNSPMPIDPPPKTYPTEPPPNQAFYYNAATASKCGASRVIVPSRNFKSTNKSATSAHLAANDSVYNIEALDRGTKNDFMAHRKLQGTRKVSTNPFEIANEGVYNIESLNRGTKNDYMAQRKLQGTRKVSTNPFEIANEGVYNIESLNRGTKNDYMAQRKLQGTRKVSTNPFEIANEGVYNIESLNRGTKNDYMAQRKLQGTRKVSTNPFEIANEGVYNIESLNRGTTNDYMAQRKLQGTRKVSTNPFEIANEGVYNIESLNRGTTNDYMAQRKLQGTRKVSTNPFEFANESVYNIDSLNCENLRVNVPYETTMADDESRFNDQQVHV; this is encoded by the coding sequence ATGGAGGAAAGTGTTGTATCAGATTGGAGTTCCGACAATTGCAGTTGTCCTAACCGCGACATGCAAAGTAACCGTGGCCCGCAGAATCCGAATATTTCGAGCCGTGGACAACCCTACAATGGCGTTGCCAACTCTGGCAATGCTATTGGCAACTCACCCATGCCAATTGATCCGCCCCCAAAGACTTATCCCACAGAGCCTCCCCCTAACCAAGCTTTTTATTACAACGCGGCAACGGCAAGTAAATGTGGGGCCTCACGGGTCATTGTGCCAAGTAGAAACTTCAAATCAACCAATAAATCGGCAACTAGCGCCCATCTTGCCGCCAATGATAGTGTTTATAATATTGAAGCTCTGGACCGCGGGACCAAGAATGATTTTATGGCGCACAGAAAACTACAAGGAACAAGAAAAGTGTCAACGAATCCGTTTGAAATTGCCAACGAAGGCGTTTATAATATCGAATCTCTGAACCGCGGGACCAAAAATGATTATATGGCGCAAAGAAAACTACAAGGAACAAGAAAAGTGTCAACGAATCCGTTTGAAATTGCCAACGAAGGCGTTTACAATATTGAATCTCTGAACCGCGGGACCAAGAATGATTATATGGCGCAAAGAAAACTACAAGGAACAAGAAAAGTGTCAACGAATCCGTTTGAAATTGCCAACGAAGGCGTTTACAATATTGAATCTCTGAACCGCGGGACCAAGAATGATTATATGGCGCAAAGAAAACTACAAGGAACAAGAAAAGTGTCAACGAATCCGTTTGAAATTGCCAACGAAGGCGTTTACAATATTGAATCTCTGAACCGCGGAACCACGAATGATTATATGGCGCAAAGAAAACTACAAGGAACAAGAAAAGTGTCAACGAATCCGTTTGAAATTGCCAACGAAGGCGTTTACAATATTGAATCTCTGAACCGCGGAACCACGAATGATTATATGGCGCAAAGAAAACTACAAGGAACAAGAAAAGTGTCAACGAATCCGTTTGAATTTGCCAACGAAAGCGTTTATAATATCGATTCTCTGAACTGCGAGAACCTAAGGGTTAATGTTCCGTATGAGACAACCATGGCAGATGACGAGAGCCGATTTAATGACCAACAAGTCCATGTCTAA
- the LOC131877118 gene encoding nostrin-like isoform X1 encodes MVTRRPHKSSSRGSAVFNTIQDRGRPVSVVFNKCVRRVMNSKLSASKPSLRKSSLALHRMNSRPVIHDGFDDLKNYIKQGSEFTKDLVQTLNERAELEVAYSKGLAKLSGKLFKSAKELNGTVSNAWHFIAEDMEATSDTHKTISNILIEDLVKPLKIFVESQHRSRKSIESMVEKRSKTLQDWRGTEIKSKSKCYASCRENEKVQDQVLDCKLGRGKVLSEKELFKLESKRKKSESTVRKSDLDYYTSCLKSERARLEMESSLLRGCSIFRRMEEERLEQLKHLAEQYHQIMADNRPKLVASSQRLQEPIQQCNVPRDMADVEKKVNIDSDSMGDQVLPSFYAEDQTNAMNQERRRDALAKLLRVIKSDIEREKKGKAGVENLAKALQETPKFGSEDSQQDVQDKLLHMRSMLTFLEACRYKVLNALLSMEGRPGVTHPLSSYIENGKDKSGMAKTTLRIPYWQRQESQPALEDYSESNSPVPLDSYDRGTADGGFTDLGSDGFSNAASDGPGVPSAFRGLADGAGEGSGSNNDDIDSDFDDFSDGDEHVNIIAVVNGTDHTDAPHLSSAHTNSTGNDSEESNYHATPHLVSQEKEIGEIYYQQRQMVSMGQCRAIYDYVANLYDELTIKVGNVINVHDKQADGWWLGELDGSIGIFPATYVEEIESNSST; translated from the exons ATGGTGACCAGACGTCCTCATAAGAGCTCCTCTCGGGGCAGTGCTGTCTTCAACACCATTCAGGATCGTGGTAGACCCGTGTCGGTGGTATTCAACAAATGTG TCAGAAGAGTCATGAATTCGAAATTGTCGGCTTCTAAGCCCTCATTGCGAAAATCATCTTTGGCTCTGCACAGAATGAATTCCAGGCCTGTCATCCACGATGGGTTTGATGACCTCAAGAACTATATCAAACAGGGGAGTGAGTTCACCAAGGATCTGGTTCAGACCTTGAATGAACGGGCTGAATTGGAAGTGGCTTACTCCAAGGGTCTGGCCAAGCTCTCCGGGAAGTTGTTCAAATCCGCCAAAGAGCTGAACGGCACGGTGTCCAATGCTTGGCATTTCATTGCCGAGGACATGGAGGCCACCTCTGATACTCATAAAACCATATCAAACATACTCATCGAAGACCTCGTCAAACCTTTGAAGATCTTCGTAGAATCCCAGCATCGCTCCAGAAAGTCGATCGAGTCCATGGTGGAAAAACGAAGCAAGACCCTCCAGGATTGGAGAGGCACCGAGATCAAAAGCAAGTCCAAGTGCTACGCCAGTTGCAGAGAGAacgaaaaagttcaagatcaagtgCTGGATTGCAAGCTCGGTCGGGGCAAAGTCCTCTCTGAGAAAGAGTTGTTCAAGCTAGAATCAAAACGCAAGAAGAGTGAATCCACCGTTCGCAAGAGTGATTTGGACTACTACACTTCATGCTTAAAGTCCGAGAGAGCAAG ACTAGAAATGGAGTCCTCACTCCTTCGAGGATGTTCAATTTTCCGACGCATGGAAGAAGAACGTTTGGAACAATTGAAACATCTGGCAGAACAATATCACCAAATAATGGCCGACAACCGTCCCAAATTAGTGGCCTCGTCTCAAAGACTTCAAGAACCTATTCAACAGTGCAATGTACCGAGAGATATGGCCGATGTAGAGAAGAAG GTCAATATAGATTCCGATTCCATGGGCGATCAAGTGTTGCCAAGTTTCTATGCCGAAGATCAAACCAATGCCATGAATCAAGAGCGCAGGCGAGATGCCTTGGCCAAACTCCTGCGCGTGATCAAATCTGACATAGAGCGCGAGAAGAAGGGTAAAGCTGGGGTCGaaaacttggccaaggccCTCCAAGAAACCCCAAAGTTCGGGTCTGAAGATAGCCAGCAAGATGTCCAGGATAAATTATTACACATGAGGTCAATGCTGACCTTTTTGGAAGCCTGCAG GTACAAAGTCCTCAACGCACTTCTGAGCATGGAAGGGCGACCGGGTGTGACCCATCCATTAAGTTCCTacattgaaaatggcaaagacaAATCGGGCATGGCTAAAACCACTTTGAGAATACCTTACTGGCAACGACAAGAGTCACAGCCAGCCTTAGAAGACTACTCGGAGTCTAACTCGCCTGTTCCACTCGATTCCTATGACAGAGGCACGGCAGACGGAGGGTTTACTGACCTTGGATCAGATGGGTTCTCAAATGCCGCCTCTGATGGACCAGGCGTCCCATCTGCATTTCGGGGCCTCGCTGATGGCGCGGGTGAAGGTAGTGGTAGCAATAATGACGACATCGACAGTGACTTCGACGACTTTAGTGATGGTGATGAACATGTGAACATTATAGCTGTCGTGAATGGAACCGACCATACTGATGCCCCACATTTATCTAGTGCCCATACCAACAGTACTGGCAACGACAGCGAAGAATCAAATTACCACGCCACACCTCATTTGGTCAGTCAGGAAAAGGAGATTGGCGAGATTTATTACCAACAAAGGCAGATGGTGTCAATGGGGCAATGTCGCGCCATCTACGATTATGTGGCTAATCTTTACGATGAGCTCACCATAAAAGTGGGCAACGTGATCAATGTTCACGATAAGCAAGCGGATGGGTGGTGGCTTGGGGAGCTCGACGGGTCGATTGGAATCTTTCCGGCCACCTATGTCGAGGAGATCGAAAGCAATTCCAGCACATAG
- the LOC131877118 gene encoding nostrin-like isoform X2, protein MNSKLSASKPSLRKSSLALHRMNSRPVIHDGFDDLKNYIKQGSEFTKDLVQTLNERAELEVAYSKGLAKLSGKLFKSAKELNGTVSNAWHFIAEDMEATSDTHKTISNILIEDLVKPLKIFVESQHRSRKSIESMVEKRSKTLQDWRGTEIKSKSKCYASCRENEKVQDQVLDCKLGRGKVLSEKELFKLESKRKKSESTVRKSDLDYYTSCLKSERARLEMESSLLRGCSIFRRMEEERLEQLKHLAEQYHQIMADNRPKLVASSQRLQEPIQQCNVPRDMADVEKKVNIDSDSMGDQVLPSFYAEDQTNAMNQERRRDALAKLLRVIKSDIEREKKGKAGVENLAKALQETPKFGSEDSQQDVQDKLLHMRSMLTFLEACRYKVLNALLSMEGRPGVTHPLSSYIENGKDKSGMAKTTLRIPYWQRQESQPALEDYSESNSPVPLDSYDRGTADGGFTDLGSDGFSNAASDGPGVPSAFRGLADGAGEGSGSNNDDIDSDFDDFSDGDEHVNIIAVVNGTDHTDAPHLSSAHTNSTGNDSEESNYHATPHLVSQEKEIGEIYYQQRQMVSMGQCRAIYDYVANLYDELTIKVGNVINVHDKQADGWWLGELDGSIGIFPATYVEEIESNSST, encoded by the exons ATGAATTCGAAATTGTCGGCTTCTAAGCCCTCATTGCGAAAATCATCTTTGGCTCTGCACAGAATGAATTCCAGGCCTGTCATCCACGATGGGTTTGATGACCTCAAGAACTATATCAAACAGGGGAGTGAGTTCACCAAGGATCTGGTTCAGACCTTGAATGAACGGGCTGAATTGGAAGTGGCTTACTCCAAGGGTCTGGCCAAGCTCTCCGGGAAGTTGTTCAAATCCGCCAAAGAGCTGAACGGCACGGTGTCCAATGCTTGGCATTTCATTGCCGAGGACATGGAGGCCACCTCTGATACTCATAAAACCATATCAAACATACTCATCGAAGACCTCGTCAAACCTTTGAAGATCTTCGTAGAATCCCAGCATCGCTCCAGAAAGTCGATCGAGTCCATGGTGGAAAAACGAAGCAAGACCCTCCAGGATTGGAGAGGCACCGAGATCAAAAGCAAGTCCAAGTGCTACGCCAGTTGCAGAGAGAacgaaaaagttcaagatcaagtgCTGGATTGCAAGCTCGGTCGGGGCAAAGTCCTCTCTGAGAAAGAGTTGTTCAAGCTAGAATCAAAACGCAAGAAGAGTGAATCCACCGTTCGCAAGAGTGATTTGGACTACTACACTTCATGCTTAAAGTCCGAGAGAGCAAG ACTAGAAATGGAGTCCTCACTCCTTCGAGGATGTTCAATTTTCCGACGCATGGAAGAAGAACGTTTGGAACAATTGAAACATCTGGCAGAACAATATCACCAAATAATGGCCGACAACCGTCCCAAATTAGTGGCCTCGTCTCAAAGACTTCAAGAACCTATTCAACAGTGCAATGTACCGAGAGATATGGCCGATGTAGAGAAGAAG GTCAATATAGATTCCGATTCCATGGGCGATCAAGTGTTGCCAAGTTTCTATGCCGAAGATCAAACCAATGCCATGAATCAAGAGCGCAGGCGAGATGCCTTGGCCAAACTCCTGCGCGTGATCAAATCTGACATAGAGCGCGAGAAGAAGGGTAAAGCTGGGGTCGaaaacttggccaaggccCTCCAAGAAACCCCAAAGTTCGGGTCTGAAGATAGCCAGCAAGATGTCCAGGATAAATTATTACACATGAGGTCAATGCTGACCTTTTTGGAAGCCTGCAG GTACAAAGTCCTCAACGCACTTCTGAGCATGGAAGGGCGACCGGGTGTGACCCATCCATTAAGTTCCTacattgaaaatggcaaagacaAATCGGGCATGGCTAAAACCACTTTGAGAATACCTTACTGGCAACGACAAGAGTCACAGCCAGCCTTAGAAGACTACTCGGAGTCTAACTCGCCTGTTCCACTCGATTCCTATGACAGAGGCACGGCAGACGGAGGGTTTACTGACCTTGGATCAGATGGGTTCTCAAATGCCGCCTCTGATGGACCAGGCGTCCCATCTGCATTTCGGGGCCTCGCTGATGGCGCGGGTGAAGGTAGTGGTAGCAATAATGACGACATCGACAGTGACTTCGACGACTTTAGTGATGGTGATGAACATGTGAACATTATAGCTGTCGTGAATGGAACCGACCATACTGATGCCCCACATTTATCTAGTGCCCATACCAACAGTACTGGCAACGACAGCGAAGAATCAAATTACCACGCCACACCTCATTTGGTCAGTCAGGAAAAGGAGATTGGCGAGATTTATTACCAACAAAGGCAGATGGTGTCAATGGGGCAATGTCGCGCCATCTACGATTATGTGGCTAATCTTTACGATGAGCTCACCATAAAAGTGGGCAACGTGATCAATGTTCACGATAAGCAAGCGGATGGGTGGTGGCTTGGGGAGCTCGACGGGTCGATTGGAATCTTTCCGGCCACCTATGTCGAGGAGATCGAAAGCAATTCCAGCACATAG
- the LOC131877116 gene encoding alpha-amylase-like: MSVLKMRLLVALTTLLAIFGSIEAFVDPHCDGKQVVVHLFEWKWTDVALECERFLAPAGYCGVQISPPHEHVFLPEDNCPWWQRYQLVSYQLESRSGTRDQFVDMVQRCNAVGVRIFADVILNHAAGMGRKGPGFAGTDFDTTDDKHDFPGIPYSDENFTPRELCPSDSGSVDNDAVEDNVRNCYLVGLSDLYGAQEYVQEKQADYLNDMIDIGVAGFRVDAAKHMWAEDIAAIQALLKPLNVEQGFKAGSQPFFMHEVIDRDDGVVRVQEYYDLGIVTEFRYSQKMAWASTGDWGQFGGLYDPGWGMSDPEHAFVFVDNHDNQRGHGGSGDVVTFKDGKLYAYAVSAMLASEYGFTRVMSSYDFDNSDQGPPSLDDFVTSDVTINEDGSCGGGWVCEHRWNAIAKMVQFRNAVAGAPQEHFWSEGNSMGFSRTGKGFFAMSQASGFNTSVKTGLPAGNYCNIIDSCASSVMVKSDGLADISITNDEGIIAICVGCEGRIIGLRPTITIRHDMPNLSQNTQHSAVTETGTEYSDSTKDYADDTTGPDGTTQPDYTTPTESTRSPESTTSTKGTTTTDGTTSTEVATSTEDSTRPDYTTQPEDSTRPDYTTPTYTDGTTDILGECCSRIEIESFGGIGSELPEIQGQYHMISNTSSIGQPDYLHESGAFYLYYRHYGVFYFKGWLISSDRDSYEWIALTQEPFTRCVEDFQFDWEYFLDYEWIKDAFVDVTCLV; encoded by the exons ATGTCAGTTCTCAAAATGAGGTTGTTGGTGGCTCTAACGACGCTTTTGGCCATCTTTGGGTCCATTGAAGCCTTTGTGGACCCCCATTGTGACGGCAAACAAGTGGTAGTCCATCTGTTCGAATGGAAGTGGACCGATGTGGCTTTGGAATGCGAAAGGTTCCTAGCACCCGCCGGTTATTGCGGGGTTCAG ATATCCCCGCCCCATGAGCATGTATTCCTTCCCGAGGACAATTGCCCCTGGTGGCAAAGGTATCAACTGGTGAGTTATCAGCTCGAGTCTCGATCTGGAACGCGGGATCAGTTTGTGGACATGGTCCAACGATGTAATGCAGTGGGCGTCAG GATCTTTGCTGATGTGATTCTGAACCATGCGGCTGGAATGGGTCGGAAAGGTCCTGGGTTTGCGGGCACGGATTTTGACACCACGGACGACAAGCATGACTTCCCGGGCATTCCATATTCTGACGAGAACTTCACTCCAAGGGAACTGTGCCCGTCGGATAGTG GATCCGTGGACAATGATGCTGTAGAGGACAATGTCAGGAACTGTTATTTGGTGGGCCTGTCCGATCTTTATGGGGCCCAGGAGTATGTGCAAGAAAAGCAAGCCGATTACCTCAATGACATGATCGACATTGGTGTGGCTGGATTTCGAGTGGACGCTGCCAAGCACATGTGGGCAGAG GATATTGCGGCCATTCAAGCGCTTTTGAAGCCTCTAAACGTGGAACAAGGTTTTAAGGCGGGTTCACAGCCTTTCTTCATGCATGAGGTCATTGACCGTGATGATGGCGTGGTCAGGGTTCAAGAGTATTACGATTTAGGCATCGTCACCGAGTTCCGTTATTCCCAAAAGATGGCTTGGGCCTCAACAGGAGATTGGGGACAATTTGGAGGACTCTACGATCCAGGATGGGGTATGAGTGACCCTGAGCATGCCTTTGTTTTTGTGGACAACCACGACAATCAACGAGGTCATGGAGGATCTG GCGACGTTGTTACATTCAAAGATGGCAAATTGTACGCCTATGCCGTTTCGGCCATGTTAGCCTCTGAATACGGCTTCACCCGAGTGATGAGCAGCTATGACTTTGACAACAGTGACCAAGGACCGCCCTCGTTGGACGATTTTGT AACCTCTGATGTCACAATTAATGAAGACGGATCCTGTGGCGGAGGATGGGTGTGCGAGCATCGCTGGAATGCCATTGCCAAGATG GTCCAATTTCGGAATGCCGTGGCTGGTGCTCCGCAAGAGCACTTCTGGTCCGAAGGGAATTCCATGGGCTTCTCACGAACTGGAAAGGGATTTTTCGCCATGAGTCAAGCATCTGGGTTCAACACCTCAGTCAAAACTG GGCTTCCTGCTGGAAATTATTGCAACATTATTGACTCATGTGCTTCTTCTGTAATGGTAAAGAGTGACGGATTGGCTGATATCTCCATCACCAATGACGAAGGCATAATAGCTATCTGTGTTGGGTGTGAAGGAAGAATTATTGGCCTAAGACCAACAATTACCATTCGACATGATATGCCCAATCTATCTCAGAACACGCAGCATTCCGCTGTTACAGAAACCGGGACAGAATATTCAGATAGCACCAAAGACTATGCGGATGACACCACAGGACCTGATGGCACCACACAACCTGATTACACCACACCCACTGAGAGCACCAGATCCCCTGAGAGCACTACATCCACTAAGGGTACCACAACCACTGATGGCACCACATCCACTGAGGTCGCCACATCCACTGAGGACTCCACACGACCTGATTACACCACACAACCTGAGGACTCCACACGACCTGATTACACCACACCCACTTACACTGATGGCACGACAGATATTTTAGGAGAATGTTGCAGCAGAATAGAAATTGAATCTTTTGGAGGCATTGGAAGTGAACTGCCAGAGATCCAAGGACAGTATCACATGATAAGCAATACCTCTTCAATTGGACAACCTGATTACTTGCATGAAAGTGGAGCTTTCTATCTGTACTACAGACACTACGGGGTTTTCTATTTTAAGGGTTGGTTGATTAGTTCAGATCGGGACTCTTACGAATGGATCGCCCTAACCCAGGAACCTTTCACAAGATGCGTTGAGGATTTTCAATTCGATTGGGAGTACTTTTTGGATTATGAATGGATTAAGGACGCATTTGTGGATGTGACTTGTCTCGTCTAA